TCAAGCATTTTTCTCTCAACTGGATCAGTTGTGGATTTCATCCTCTTTTTAACCTCTTGTCTTGTTTCTATTAGGTTCTCCAATATTGACGGAATAAATCCAGGGAAGTCTTTGCAGAATCTATATCCTACTATTGGGGCAACTTCATAATCTTGGCATCCTTCTCTCTCTAATGTATCAGGAGAAACGTTGTGAGTTACTATTATTGATGGGTACAAGCTTCTAAAGTCTAAATAAACGATATTTCCCCATAAACCCCTCTCAGGTTCCTTAACGTATCCCCCAAGGTACGTGCTTCTTAAACGTCTTTTGTATTCTTCATCACTTGGTTTATTTGGAGCTAATTCATTTCTTTCATAAGCCACTCTTAGCATATACCATTCTACAAGATTTCCAGTACTCGATCTTGAGACATCCCAAACACTTTGACCAATAACCTTTGCCAACTCCGCTTCCATGGGGAAAAATTCCCGTCCCAGCTCATAAGTTGCTTTTGCATCTTCCATTGAGTATTGGGCAAGCTTTTTCATGCCTTCTTCTGTTTCCCATATAGCTGCTATTTCCTCTGCTCCAAGTTTAGTTTTCTGTTTTCCTAGCACCGTTTCATATACGGCTTCAAGGGTATAAGTGGGGAGATTTATTGTCCTTCTTACAACTGGGAAAAGGTCAAAATGTATCCTACCTTTGATTTCTACTGCAAAACTATCTCCCATTCGCTGGATTTTAGGTTCAGGATGCTCTTTGTCTCTACCCAAAAGCAGGCGAACTCCAAGTTTTTCTGCCCTCTTTATGATATATGGTAGGTCAAAATTATCCCCATTATAAGTTATAATTACATCTGGATCTTTTTCTTTAATTATTTGTACAAAACGCTTTATCATTTCTCTTTCATTAGAAACTACGTGAACATAAGGTAGATTAATTCTTTTCCAAGTAATGACTCCTGCTTCCTCGTCGTCTGCATAGCTGATCATAATTATTTCTCCTTTGCCAAATTCATCCCCCTCATGGTAAAAAGTTTCTATGTCAAAGGCCAGGAGTTTGAGATCTTCCTCTCCTTCCATTGGGATTAAACCTTTGTCTATCAAATATCGCTTTGCAAATGGTATATCATACTCATAGATATCCACAACAGCCGGGTGACTGCGTATCTTGCCTCTCATAGCTGGAACATCTTGCGGGTGTTCAAATATAAGTTTCCAGACTTCTACAGGCCTTCTTAAAAACTTTTTCTTAACTTTTATTGCATCCACTATTCTCACAGTTTTTCCATGTCTCTCCCCTTTTATCTGCATGATCTCTTCAATTGCAGAATCATCACGGAGAAGAGCGTAAATATAAGGCCGAAAGTGAGGATCTAGTTCTATCTTAAACTCTCCATTTTCTTTTTTAAAAAGCCTAACTATTGGCTTACCATCTTTTGTTATGTAATCGGCACCGAGTATCATAAAACCACCAATATAAACTTGAACTCAAATTAAATAAAAGTTCCGCCAAATTTTTAAACCTGTTATCAAATCCAAGACCATGGAATTGTTTTACAAAATAACCCTTCATGAGTTAATTGCCGACATACTTACCATTGTAGATGAACGTGAGTACTCCTCTAAAAATGCATTAGAGAGAGTATTTAAAAGGGTTAGTGGGAAAGATAAAGAAAGAGTGAGAGGATTAGCACATGCATATGTTTTTGAAATCGAGAAATGGAAAAAGAAAATCGATTTTATTGGAAATTCTGTTCTCAAAGGCACCAAAATCGAAGAGCTTGAGCCGTATCTCGCCAATCTCCTCCGAATTGGAATATTTGAAATGAAGTTCAAGAAAATAAACCCTGCCATAGCAACAGACTCTGTAGTAAGAGTTGTAAAGGAAAGATATGACCTAAATAGAGCAAAATTCATTAATGCGATTTTAAGGGAGATTGAGGGATTTAATGTTGAGAATGCACTTAAGAGTCTTAAAGAGAGAGACAAGACAGAATATCTCAGTGTTAAATTCTCTCACCCTCGCTGGTACGTCGAATATGTAATAGATCTTCTCGGATACGAAAATGCCATAAGGCTCTTATTAAGCAATAATAAAGCCCAAAGGTATTATATCCGAGTGAACCCGTTGAAGACTGATGTGGACTCTCTTAGTGAATACTTAGAGGAACATGGCGTCCGAGTAGCACGAACTCCAGTTAGTGATGTATTAAAAGTTCTGGATTACACGACTCCAATAACACGTCTTGAATGGTATAAAAAGGGTTATTTTGTAATACAGGACTTAGCAAGTGCATATGTAGCTCATGTCCTTACTCCAGAAAAAGGGGAAAAAATTCTCGATCTAGCAGCAGCTCCTGGGAGTAAAACATTTCATGTTGCACACTTAATGGAGAATACAGGAGAAATAATTGCTGTAGATTATTCTCTTGAGAGACTTAGAAAGATGGAAGCAAAAATGAAAATTCTAGGTGTAAAAAATGTCAAACTCGTGCATGCTGATGGCATGAGGTTCAAAGATATGAGAAAATTCGATAAAATAATTCTTGATGCACCATGTTCTTCTTCTGGAACCTACAGGCAGTTTCCAGAAGTAAAATGGCGTTTTAATGAGGAAAAGATAAAGAAAGTAATCCAGGTGCAAAAGGCCATGATTAGAAATGCATTTAAAAATCTGAAAAAAGAAGGAGAAATGACATATTCTACCTGTTCAATAAGAATAGACGAAAATGAAGAGAACATAAAGTATGCAATAGAAAAAGTAGGGTTTAACCTAGTTGCTTATCCATTCAACTGGGGAGAAAAGGGATTTACTGAAATCGGAGAGATGGTTTTCAGAAGCTTTACCCATTTACACGATTGCAACAGCTTTTTCATTGCAAAATTAAAAAAAGAGTAGATGTCACTCCAAAGCATCTTCTAGGATATCTACAGCATCGCTAATGGCAAAATATGCTTGTCTCAACGATATAAAGACTCTAAAACTATTTAGATTGGTCGTTATTGGCCCATATTCGCCTGCTTTTTCATAAAACTCTTCAGCCAGGGTTTTATAGTGTAGTGCCTCCTCTAACGTTTCGTTGCTCAGTTCAGCCGCTTCTGGGCTGTTATAGAGTTCGTTAAATCTTGCGAGCTCTCTATGATACCTCGTATTGTAGATATAGTTCAAAAGGAAGTAATGTGATGGTCCTATCCTGCCTGGTGAAACTGGAACTGGTATAGGTTTGTAGCCTAAATTAGTTTTTATCATCCATTTTAAAAGGTCTATCCAGGCCCCTCCTTTGTACTTCACACTGTATTCTATTGTGAGACCAGTAACCATAACCTGGCCCTTACCAAATGGATAACTTATTGTGCTTGGCCTGTTATAGTTAGGTGTTGCTCCATTTCCTTGAACTGTTATAACATCCACAGTACCCGGTAGATTTGTTAGGTATCCGTGACTTGCATATGTACTATAGAGCCAAGTTCCATTTTTCACCAAATAATCATAGTTCGAATAACTTGGAAGTATTCCAACGCCTCCAGGTAGAGGAGTAGTCCAAACACCACCATGCCATCCCCAGTTGGCAGCATGAATTTCGAGCGCTCCACCAGCTCTTGCAAAGTCTTCCAGTTTTGACATTTGTGGGCCTAGATCGTTATAAAACGTCTGATCCTGATCGCTTGCTATTAGGATCATGTCATATGTATTTATTAAGTCAGAGAGACTTAGAGAGTTTAACTGTGAAGCTGTCATAACGTCATAGGAAATCCCCATTTGAGTTAGTACCATTTCGTTTGCATTAGAATTCCATGCATTTACATTTTTCAATATCAAAACCTTTTTTCCACTAAAACTCTGGGCTGCAGAAAAACTAAAACTACTCAGAATAAATATGAAAACAACCAAGAGTCCCAATATTTTCTTCATGTAAAAGCCTCCTCACGTCTATTTATATGTCAATTTGGACAAAATAGTATATATGTAATTGGCCATTACCACTATGTTTTAAGTAAGAAAACGAATGAAAAGAAGAATGGAAGGTTTAACAGAGGGGTTTTCTCCTAACTGGACCGTTTGGATATTCTTCTTCAAAAATTTCAGCTGTAAAACGGTAAACCTCAGTACTTTCGTCCATCCAACAATCAGGGGGAAGACCTGCTTTCCAACATGTTTCACTTAAAAATTCTTCTTCATCCCAATTCCACTCAATGGGGACTTGGGGTAAGAGGAGCCCACTATAAATCCCCTTTTTAACTATTAGTCCATCTCTCCCAACTTTTATCTTATTGGGCCTCTCATGGGGAGGGCCTTCCACAAGTTCGGGAGGGGTTAGAACACTGACCTCAATCGTAATCTTGTCCAGCTCTTCAGCACTAACTGGAGGAAAACGTGGATCATCCACAGCAGCATAGATTGCCGCTTTTATTGTGGCTGTAACTAATGGGTAAATCGGATAAGGAAATCCTATACATCCCCTTAGTGCTTGTTGAGGAGGCATGTTATATCGGTTTAATGTAACGAATACTCCCATTTTCTTCCAAAGATCTGATGGAGTGTCTTGAGGAGGCCCAAGCTCTTTACCACTCTTTAAATATTCTTCTATTGCCTTCCTAGCTAGTTTTATTAAGAATAATCCCCACTCGTCTTTTATCTTATACATAAATCTCACCAAGAATAGTTTCATCTAACAACAAATAAGGTTTTTCCACCGTTAAGCTTAAAAAATTGTCGAGCATAATTTAGCCAGGTGTCGAATATGAGTATTATAATCGAGTTTGTAATTATTCCACTTGGTGAAAAAAGTCTGAGTAAGTATGTAGCTCAAGTAGTAAAGCTTTTAGAGGAGAAAAAAGTAAAATATCAATTGACCCCTATGGGAACAATCATTGAAGTATCCTCCCTGAGAGACGGATTGAAGATAATAGAAGAGGCTCATGAAATGATGTTTAAACTCGGGACTGACCGAGTCGCTACTACAATCAGAATTGACGATAGGAGGGACAAAGAAAGAGTGATGGAGGATAAAGTTAAATCAGTTTTTGAAAAACTCCGGGGGGAACAAAAATTAGAGTATTGATACTTGCCATTGATAGAGATAATGACTTTGGTGAAAAAGCTGGGGTTAAAGGGCCTGTTATTGGGAAAGAGGCATGTATAGATGCTGCTTTAAAACTAAGTCTTGCAGATCCTGAAGACAGCGATGCCAATGTTCTTTACGCAGCGATCAAATTGTATGAAGAACTTAAAGAACGTGGCGAATTTGATGACGTTGAAATTGCTCTTATAACTGGACATTCAGAGGTCGGTATTAAGAGTGATATTGAACTAAACAGGCAATTGGCAGAGGTCCTGGAGATATTCCCTGCACATGGAGTAATTCCTGTCACAGATGGGGCTGAGGATGAGCAGATTTTCCCATTGATAACTTCTAGGCTCCCTATCATAAGTACTCGGAGAGTTGTCGTTAAACAGAGTGAGAGTATTGAAACCACTTATTACATCCTTTATCGTTACTTGAAAGAAATTTTTAGCGATCCCGAGGCTGCAAAAATATTTTTTGGATTGCCAGGAATGATACTTCTTATTTATGGCATCGCACGGTTATTATCTATTAAATATCAAGAAAGTGTTACTATAATCTCCTCAACCGTTACAGGTATTATTCTATTCCTTATAGGCGGTTATTTCTTCGCAAGAGCCTTTAGATTAAAAGAGAGCGTGGGGCACTTGCTCACTAAAGGGTTTATACAATTCGTCTCTGCAATAGCTGCAGTATTTGTACTATTTGCAGGTGCTGTAAGTGCTTACTTAAACCTAGAAAGCATAGCCCTTCAACTTACAGGTAGATATCCTGGAACAGAGCTGTTAGGGATAGTTATATTTCTAAACGCAATAAACACATCATTTGTTGTCGCTTTAGCTGTTTTGATGATTGGCAAAGTAGTACACGCATATCTAAGAAGAGACCACCACATCTGGTACTACATAAGTGGACTTCTCCTCCTTCCAGCTCTTTGGGTCACGATAGATGTCACCACACTTTATGCACTTTCAATTCTCTCTTTCTACTCAATGGAGTTTCTTAAGAGAGGTATAATAGCCTTAGGTGATATAGCACTTGCAACATTGGTGGGAATGTATTTGAGAGACAAATTAAGAGGATGGGAAAGAGTTGAAACTGAAAGAAGCACTGCATAAATACGAAACAATGAAAGAAAAATCTGAGAAGGAAATAATTAGGATAGCAGAAAAACATACAAAAAATGCAAAAGCTATTATCTCAAAGATTTTAAAGTACTTGGAAGAACTCAACAAAAAGGAGATCCCCAAGAATGTGGATCCTAGACTTGCAAAGATCGTGAAAATGGAAAGAGAAACATATATTAGGGCTCTCCAAAACATGCTTGAGAAAATACAAGACATTAAGGACATAGAAAAAATACTGCCTGAAATATCGAGACTCCATATTGCTCATGGGAGACACTTGCTACTTATCTTTGAAAAAGATGTGTATAGAATAAATGCCCTTCTGAAGGATCTCTCCAACGAATACACTGCATATCTATCCGCCCTTAAAACACTACAATTTCCAGAGATTGAAACAAAAAGACTGCTAAAAGAGATCGAAGACCTTAGGAAGCATATAGATGAACAGGAATTGCTCTTAAAACAGTTTATTGAAAGTTTACATAACCTCGAAGTCGAAAAAGAACAACTAGAAAAATTGCCCGAGTTTAGTATTCTAAAAGAAAATGAAGAGAAACTTAAGAGAGAGATCTTAAGCAGAGAGCTTAGTGCACGCTCCAAACTATCTAAGTTACAGAAACCAATAAAAAGAATGAGATTGCCAGATAAACATGCTAACGAGTTCTTAAAAAACAGTGGTTATGCATTGGAACATCCTCAAGCGTTTCTGGAAGTCTTAGAAAAAGTTGAAGGGAAATTGGACAAAAAATACAAAAAGACTTCCGAATGGGCCAAGAGAAATATTGTTAAAGAAGCCCAAACTATCAAAGAACTTAAGGAAGAGTTAACAAATGTAGAGAGAAAGCTAGCACATTTTAAAAGCAAAGAAGAGTCTATACAGAGGGCGTTAGAAGAACTAAAGCAGAAAATAAAACAAAGAGAGGAGAAAATAAAAGTCCTCAAAGAAGAACTCCAAAACTTAGAGAAGAAACTAAAAGAGAGCATTTCAGAGCTTGAACGTATTGTTGGAGATAAAATAGACGTTGAGCTTTAGCCTAAAGTTTTTATATTTTTAGGGCTACCTAATTTTAGGTGATAAGAATGATAAAGGTCAGGCGATTAAGATTTGGGACTGCAGGAATACCTATTTCAACTCCTAAACCATCTACAATCACTGGAATAGAACAAGTTAGAAAGCTGGGTCTAGATGCTATGGAACTTGAATTTGTTAGAGGAATCAATTTAAAGCCTGAAATGGCAAAGAAGATCGGGGAAGTTGCTCAAAAAAATGACGTGCTTCTGACAGCTCACGCACCTTATTACATAAACTTAAACGCAACTGAAAGAGCAAAAGTAGAGGCGAGTAAAAGAAGAATAATTCAAAGTGCTGAAAGACTCTACGAAGCTGGAGGATGGAGTGTAGTTTTCCATGCAGGCTACTATCTCAAACAAGATCCTGCTAAAGTATATGAGAAAATAAAAACTGAAATAAGAGATATCGTAAAGACTTTGCAGGATAAAGGAGTGGAGGTATGGGTTCGACCAGAACTCACCGGAAAACCCACTCAATTTGGAGATTTAAAAGAGCTCATACGCTTGAGTCAAGAATTAGAGCATGTTTTACCTGCAATAGATTTTGCACATTGCCATGCCAGAAATAGGGGGAGATACAATAGCATAGAAGAATGGAACGAAATGCTCTCCCTAATCGAGCAAGAGCTAGGACGAGAAGCCTTAGATAACATGCATATTCACATAAGTGGAATAAACTACTCTGAAAAAGGTGAAAAAAATCACCTAAATCTGCAGGAAAGCGACATGAAATGGGAGGATCTCCTAGCTATACTCAAAGAATTCAGAGTGAAAGGAGTTGTAATAAGCGAGAGCCCAAACATAGAAGGCGATGCCATATTAATGAAAAAGAAATACAAGGAAATTAAAGTTTAACCAAGTTCTTAAAGAGATGTTCAAGGAATATCTCTACTTCATCCATGTCATTGTATAGATGAGGAGATATCCGCAAGCCATAATGTCCAAGAACTCCTCTATGGCTTATTTTTATGCCTTCCTCTAAGAGTCTTTGATAGATCTTTTTTTCTTTTTCATAACTCAGTCCAGTTTTTACTGTTATTATAGAAGAACACTCATGTTCATTATGATCTCCAATAACCT
The DNA window shown above is from Thermococcus sp. EP1 and carries:
- a CDS encoding DNA-directed DNA polymerase; amino-acid sequence: MILGADYITKDGKPIVRLFKKENGEFKIELDPHFRPYIYALLRDDSAIEEIMQIKGERHGKTVRIVDAIKVKKKFLRRPVEVWKLIFEHPQDVPAMRGKIRSHPAVVDIYEYDIPFAKRYLIDKGLIPMEGEEDLKLLAFDIETFYHEGDEFGKGEIIMISYADDEEAGVITWKRINLPYVHVVSNEREMIKRFVQIIKEKDPDVIITYNGDNFDLPYIIKRAEKLGVRLLLGRDKEHPEPKIQRMGDSFAVEIKGRIHFDLFPVVRRTINLPTYTLEAVYETVLGKQKTKLGAEEIAAIWETEEGMKKLAQYSMEDAKATYELGREFFPMEAELAKVIGQSVWDVSRSSTGNLVEWYMLRVAYERNELAPNKPSDEEYKRRLRSTYLGGYVKEPERGLWGNIVYLDFRSLYPSIIVTHNVSPDTLEREGCQDYEVAPIVGYRFCKDFPGFIPSILENLIETRQEVKKRMKSTTDPVERKMLDYRQRALKILANSYYGYQGYPKARWYSKECAESVTAWGRHYIEMSIREIEEKFGFKVLYADTDGFYATLPGETPETIKKKAKEFLDYINSKLPGLLELEYEGFYLRGFFVTKKRYAVIDEDGRITTRGLEVVRRDWSEIAKETQAKVLEAILREGSVEKAVEIVKSVVERIAKYKVPLEKLVIHEQITRELKDYKAIGPHVAIAKRLAAKGIKVKPGTIISYIVLKGGGKISDRVVLLTEYDPRKHKYDPDYYIENQVLPAVLRILEAFGYKKEDLKYQRSKQTGLEAWLRR
- a CDS encoding DUF373 family protein, with product MLAIDRDNDFGEKAGVKGPVIGKEACIDAALKLSLADPEDSDANVLYAAIKLYEELKERGEFDDVEIALITGHSEVGIKSDIELNRQLAEVLEIFPAHGVIPVTDGAEDEQIFPLITSRLPIISTRRVVVKQSESIETTYYILYRYLKEIFSDPEAAKIFFGLPGMILLIYGIARLLSIKYQESVTIISSTVTGIILFLIGGYFFARAFRLKESVGHLLTKGFIQFVSAIAAVFVLFAGAVSAYLNLESIALQLTGRYPGTELLGIVIFLNAINTSFVVALAVLMIGKVVHAYLRRDHHIWYYISGLLLLPALWVTIDVTTLYALSILSFYSMEFLKRGIIALGDIALATLVGMYLRDKLRGWERVETERSTA
- a CDS encoding MTH1187 family thiamine-binding protein, with the protein product MSIIIEFVIIPLGEKSLSKYVAQVVKLLEEKKVKYQLTPMGTIIEVSSLRDGLKIIEEAHEMMFKLGTDRVATTIRIDDRRDKERVMEDKVKSVFEKLRGEQKLEY
- a CDS encoding deoxyribonuclease IV: MIKVRRLRFGTAGIPISTPKPSTITGIEQVRKLGLDAMELEFVRGINLKPEMAKKIGEVAQKNDVLLTAHAPYYINLNATERAKVEASKRRIIQSAERLYEAGGWSVVFHAGYYLKQDPAKVYEKIKTEIRDIVKTLQDKGVEVWVRPELTGKPTQFGDLKELIRLSQELEHVLPAIDFAHCHARNRGRYNSIEEWNEMLSLIEQELGREALDNMHIHISGINYSEKGEKNHLNLQESDMKWEDLLAILKEFRVKGVVISESPNIEGDAILMKKKYKEIKV
- a CDS encoding TIGR00296 family protein, yielding MYKIKDEWGLFLIKLARKAIEEYLKSGKELGPPQDTPSDLWKKMGVFVTLNRYNMPPQQALRGCIGFPYPIYPLVTATIKAAIYAAVDDPRFPPVSAEELDKITIEVSVLTPPELVEGPPHERPNKIKVGRDGLIVKKGIYSGLLLPQVPIEWNWDEEEFLSETCWKAGLPPDCWMDESTEVYRFTAEIFEEEYPNGPVRRKPLC
- a CDS encoding RsmB/NOP family class I SAM-dependent RNA methyltransferase, which encodes MELFYKITLHELIADILTIVDEREYSSKNALERVFKRVSGKDKERVRGLAHAYVFEIEKWKKKIDFIGNSVLKGTKIEELEPYLANLLRIGIFEMKFKKINPAIATDSVVRVVKERYDLNRAKFINAILREIEGFNVENALKSLKERDKTEYLSVKFSHPRWYVEYVIDLLGYENAIRLLLSNNKAQRYYIRVNPLKTDVDSLSEYLEEHGVRVARTPVSDVLKVLDYTTPITRLEWYKKGYFVIQDLASAYVAHVLTPEKGEKILDLAAAPGSKTFHVAHLMENTGEIIAVDYSLERLRKMEAKMKILGVKNVKLVHADGMRFKDMRKFDKIILDAPCSSSGTYRQFPEVKWRFNEEKIKKVIQVQKAMIRNAFKNLKKEGEMTYSTCSIRIDENEENIKYAIEKVGFNLVAYPFNWGEKGFTEIGEMVFRSFTHLHDCNSFFIAKLKKE